A window of the Deltaproteobacteria bacterium genome harbors these coding sequences:
- the rpmB gene encoding 50S ribosomal protein L28, giving the protein MAFKCDLCGKGPLVGNQVSHANNKTKKRTLPNLQRVRALVNGSHRRLRVCTRCLKAGKVTKAA; this is encoded by the coding sequence ATGGCGTTCAAGTGCGATCTTTGCGGCAAGGGTCCCCTGGTCGGCAACCAGGTGTCCCACGCCAACAACAAGACGAAGAAGCGGACCTTGCCGAATCTGCAGCGCGTGCGCGCCCTGGTGAACGGCTCGCACCGGCGTCTCCGCGTCTGCACGCGCTGCCTCAAGGCCGGCAAGGTCACCAAGGCGGCCTGA
- a CDS encoding response regulator — MPDVYLRALQHGVQTPEAYAETANSGVIGSPGRGFGLAIPLVSKRMSDRFSRSSTQYGPLVVVGSRRQSAVVPPSVTVVPPSEVPLLSVPVPPSLAPPETTSALPHRERITAPSPAPRPALRKLLLVSMRFFIRRSCLAAVARVLAPCFVLCAPTGEGYSASPVNAETIAVVDDTEGTRLALRRTLERAGYDVIEGACGADALRIARDRPPSLMVLDVHMPDLMGPDVVKRLKADPVTRTIPILHLSASFTEDSDRAFGLDSGADAYLTEPVEPELLLATIHALLRSRAAERVAERALQTRDEFLSITSHDIRGLLQALRLTLDVQLLRAQDRNFEREAMVRTIRRSVSDVQQMTRLVEDLLDRSQLQAGKFLLRLEDLDLAELVRDIVHRATDEATAVGSTLVFDAPLPLPGKFDPVRITQVVANLLSNAIKYGAGKPVTVSVRKSDGTARISVTDGGPGITATEQEHVFDRFERGAASERAGSYGLGLWIVRELVRLHGGTVTVHSNPGEGATFTVILPLSTVLRARE; from the coding sequence GTGCCAGATGTCTACCTGCGCGCCCTGCAACACGGCGTGCAGACGCCTGAGGCATACGCAGAGACAGCGAACTCGGGCGTCATCGGCAGCCCGGGGCGCGGATTCGGGCTCGCGATCCCGTTGGTATCGAAGCGGATGTCGGATCGGTTCAGCCGCTCGTCGACCCAGTACGGCCCCTTGGTGGTGGTGGGATCGAGAAGGCAGTCGGCGGTCGTCCCCCCGTCGGTCACCGTGGTGCCACCGTCCGAGGTGCCGCTGCTGTCCGTCCCGGTGCCGCCATCGCTGGCTCCGCCCGAGACGACGTCCGCGCTTCCGCACCGGGAAAGGATCACCGCGCCGAGCCCTGCTCCAAGGCCCGCCTTGAGAAAACTCCTCCTCGTTTCCATGCGTTTTTTCATCCGCCGAAGCTGCCTGGCTGCGGTGGCGCGCGTGTTGGCGCCGTGTTTCGTATTGTGTGCGCCGACAGGCGAGGGCTACAGTGCGTCCCCCGTGAACGCCGAGACCATCGCCGTCGTCGACGATACCGAGGGGACGCGCCTCGCCTTGCGCCGCACCCTCGAGCGCGCCGGATACGACGTCATCGAGGGCGCCTGCGGCGCCGACGCCCTGCGGATCGCGCGCGATCGGCCGCCTTCCCTGATGGTCCTCGACGTCCACATGCCGGATCTGATGGGGCCCGACGTGGTGAAACGGCTCAAGGCCGATCCCGTCACGCGGACGATCCCCATCCTCCACCTCTCGGCGAGCTTCACCGAGGATTCCGACCGCGCATTCGGCCTGGACAGCGGCGCGGACGCCTACCTGACGGAGCCGGTGGAGCCGGAGCTGCTGCTGGCGACCATCCATGCGCTGTTGCGATCGCGGGCGGCCGAGCGCGTGGCGGAGCGCGCCCTGCAGACCCGGGACGAGTTCCTCTCCATCACTTCGCACGACATCCGCGGCCTGCTCCAGGCGCTGCGGCTGACGCTGGACGTGCAACTGCTTCGCGCCCAGGACCGCAACTTCGAGCGCGAGGCGATGGTCCGCACCATCCGCCGCTCGGTTTCCGACGTCCAGCAGATGACGCGCCTGGTGGAGGACCTCCTCGATCGGTCGCAGCTCCAGGCGGGCAAGTTTCTCCTGCGCCTCGAGGATCTCGACCTCGCCGAGCTCGTCCGGGACATCGTCCATCGTGCGACGGACGAGGCCACCGCCGTCGGCAGTACCCTCGTTTTCGACGCGCCGCTGCCGCTACCCGGGAAATTCGACCCCGTGCGGATCACCCAGGTCGTCGCCAACCTTCTCTCGAATGCCATCAAATACGGAGCGGGCAAACCGGTCACCGTGTCGGTGCGCAAGAGCGACGGCACGGCGCGGATCTCCGTGACCGACGGCGGCCCCGGGATCACGGCGACCGAGCAGGAGCACGTCTTCGACCGCTTCGAGCGCGGCGCCGCCTCCGAGCGAGCGGGCAGCTACGGTCTGGGTCTCTGGATCGTGCGCGAGCTCGTCCGCCTGCACGGCGGCACGGTGACGGTCCATAGCAATCCGGGAGAAGGCGCGACGTTCACGGTGATCCTGCCTCTGTCGACCGTGCTACGAGCGCGCGAATGA
- a CDS encoding phosphoribosylglycinamide formyltransferase yields MRIGVLASGSGSNLQAILDACASRAIPAQVAVVICNVADAKALQRAEAAGVPAMLLPYLKVASREEYDRQVVAALQKHSVDVVCLAGFMRLITPVLLGAFERRILNIHPSLLPAFPGLHAVRQALAGGVRVSGCTVHVVDEGTDTGPIVIQAAVPVLDGDTEDTLAARILVQEHRCYPRAIALWAQGRVRIEGGRVRIAGAPGRPDRTIASPELSD; encoded by the coding sequence ATGCGCATCGGGGTGCTGGCGTCCGGATCGGGGTCGAACCTCCAGGCGATCCTCGACGCGTGCGCCTCGCGGGCCATCCCCGCGCAGGTGGCCGTGGTCATCTGCAACGTCGCAGACGCGAAGGCGCTGCAGCGCGCGGAAGCGGCGGGCGTGCCCGCGATGCTGCTGCCTTACCTAAAAGTCGCATCGCGCGAGGAGTACGATCGCCAGGTGGTGGCTGCCCTGCAGAAGCACTCGGTCGATGTCGTCTGCCTCGCTGGCTTCATGCGGCTGATCACGCCGGTTTTGCTCGGCGCCTTCGAGCGCCGCATCCTCAACATCCATCCCAGCCTGCTGCCGGCGTTCCCCGGACTTCATGCCGTGCGCCAGGCGCTGGCAGGGGGCGTGCGGGTCTCCGGGTGCACCGTGCACGTCGTGGACGAAGGCACCGATACCGGTCCCATCGTCATCCAGGCGGCGGTGCCGGTGCTGGACGGCGACACCGAAGACACCCTCGCCGCGCGGATCCTGGTGCAGGAGCATCGGTGCTACCCGCGCGCCATCGCGCTCTGGGCGCAGGGGCGCGTCCGCATCGAGGGCGGCCGCGTCCGCATCGCCGGTGCGCCGGGTCGTCCCGATCGCACCATCGCTTCGCCGGAGCTTTCCGACTGA
- a CDS encoding response regulator transcription factor yields MTSPDAGIVVLYVEDDQRLAQLTAKYLESHGLRVTVVANGLDALGEALRIRPDVVLLDLMLPGIDGLEVCRRLRARLDTPILMVTAHGEEPDRVVGLEGGADDYIVKPFSSRELLARIRAQARRARGRVGPSGQAVVVGALRIEPQAMQATLQGRPIALTSYEFALLKSLAERAGHVLSREQLIDLVRGSAEEAFDRSIDVHISHLRQKLGDDPRNPRLLKTVRGVGYMLASASSSETSQ; encoded by the coding sequence GTGACGTCGCCCGACGCCGGCATCGTCGTCCTGTATGTGGAGGACGATCAGCGTCTGGCGCAGCTCACCGCGAAGTACCTCGAGTCGCACGGCCTGCGGGTGACCGTCGTCGCCAACGGCCTCGACGCGCTCGGCGAGGCGCTGCGCATCCGCCCCGACGTGGTGCTGCTCGATCTGATGCTGCCCGGCATCGACGGACTCGAGGTGTGCCGCCGCCTGCGCGCCCGGCTGGACACGCCCATCCTGATGGTCACCGCGCACGGGGAGGAACCCGACCGCGTCGTCGGGCTGGAAGGCGGCGCAGACGACTACATCGTCAAGCCGTTCTCCTCCCGCGAGCTCCTCGCCCGCATCCGGGCCCAGGCGCGCCGGGCGCGCGGGCGGGTCGGACCTTCGGGGCAAGCGGTCGTGGTCGGCGCGCTCCGGATCGAGCCGCAGGCGATGCAGGCCACGCTCCAGGGTCGTCCCATAGCGCTCACGAGCTATGAGTTCGCCTTGCTCAAATCGCTCGCGGAGCGCGCCGGTCACGTGCTCAGCCGCGAACAGTTGATCGATCTGGTCCGGGGCAGCGCCGAAGAGGCGTTCGACCGATCGATCGACGTCCACATCTCGCACCTCAGGCAGAAGCTCGGCGACGATCCCCGCAATCCGCGGTTGCTGAAGACCGTCCGGGGGGTCGGATACATGCTCGCTTCCGCTTCATCTTCCGAAACATCGCAGTAA
- a CDS encoding bifunctional 5,10-methylenetetrahydrofolate dehydrogenase/5,10-methenyltetrahydrofolate cyclohydrolase: MIIDGKAIAAKVRAEVAQAVKEIEKRAGVTPGLALIRVGSDPASEIYVRGKAKACQETGMAGFEHILSEQTSEVELLALVRELNVNPHVHGVLVQLPLPRHISADEVLETLAPQKDVDGFGPHSAGALFTGRPGLRPCTPLGILRLLDEAQTPLAGARALVVGRSNIVGKPVAMLLLERHATVTLAHSRTADLAGEVGATDVLVAAVGKPAMIRGEWVKRGATVIDVGINRNAAGKLVGDVEFAPAVERARAITPVPGGVGPMTIAYLLSNTIQAAKAQLSLT, encoded by the coding sequence ATGATCATCGACGGCAAGGCCATCGCCGCGAAGGTGCGCGCCGAGGTCGCGCAGGCGGTCAAGGAGATCGAGAAGCGCGCCGGCGTGACTCCGGGGCTGGCGCTGATCCGCGTCGGCAGCGATCCCGCGAGCGAGATCTACGTCCGGGGCAAGGCGAAAGCCTGCCAGGAGACCGGCATGGCGGGCTTCGAGCACATCCTTTCGGAGCAGACGTCCGAAGTGGAGTTGCTCGCGCTGGTCCGGGAGCTGAACGTCAATCCCCACGTCCACGGCGTGCTGGTGCAGCTCCCTCTGCCCAGGCACATTTCCGCCGACGAAGTGCTCGAGACGCTGGCTCCGCAGAAGGACGTCGACGGCTTCGGCCCGCACAGCGCCGGCGCCCTCTTCACCGGCCGTCCCGGCCTGCGGCCGTGCACGCCGCTGGGGATCCTCCGGCTGCTCGACGAGGCGCAAACGCCGTTGGCCGGCGCGCGCGCTCTGGTGGTGGGCCGCTCGAACATCGTCGGCAAGCCCGTGGCCATGCTGCTCCTCGAGCGGCACGCCACCGTCACCCTGGCGCACTCGCGCACGGCCGATCTGGCCGGTGAGGTCGGGGCCACCGACGTGCTCGTGGCCGCCGTGGGAAAACCGGCGATGATCCGCGGCGAGTGGGTGAAGCGCGGCGCGACGGTGATCGACGTCGGCATCAACCGGAATGCGGCGGGCAAGCTCGTCGGAGATGTCGAGTTCGCGCCGGCAGTGGAGCGCGCCCGCGCCATCACGCCGGTGCCCGGCGGGGTGGGACCGATGACCATCGCCTACCTTCTGTCGAACACCATCCAGGCGGCGAAGGCGCAGCTCAGCCTGACATAG
- a CDS encoding trypsin-like peptidase domain-containing protein translates to MNARLLAVALAAASGARAAVVLRTDPADAFKPIVDKLHGTVIDVRGRTPVTADGGQQELETLTHGTGALLGNGLAVTTLHAVALPSPEGRMVPLAHVEVLVPGEETMEAQVIAGVADLDLAILSLPAAAAALEAAPLAPDLPASGDPLIAMAADDEAVIGVGIEVAAVDGDLILLRGRRMLDSRFWGGPLFDARGRLVGVALMSLGPSKAIAARAIQRLIDQRMRAQMK, encoded by the coding sequence ATGAATGCCCGCCTGCTCGCTGTCGCCTTGGCCGCCGCATCGGGAGCACGCGCCGCCGTCGTGCTCCGCACGGATCCGGCAGACGCTTTCAAGCCCATCGTCGACAAGCTCCACGGCACCGTCATCGATGTCCGCGGGCGCACCCCGGTGACCGCCGACGGCGGACAGCAGGAGCTGGAGACGCTGACGCACGGCACGGGCGCGCTCCTCGGAAACGGGCTGGCCGTCACGACCCTGCATGCCGTCGCCCTTCCCTCCCCGGAAGGCAGGATGGTGCCACTGGCGCACGTCGAGGTGCTGGTGCCGGGCGAGGAAACGATGGAGGCGCAGGTGATCGCCGGAGTCGCCGACCTGGACCTCGCGATCCTCTCGCTGCCGGCGGCGGCCGCGGCGCTCGAGGCCGCGCCGCTTGCGCCAGACTTGCCGGCCTCGGGCGACCCGCTGATCGCCATGGCCGCCGACGACGAAGCGGTGATCGGCGTAGGTATCGAGGTCGCCGCCGTCGACGGCGACCTCATCCTGCTGCGCGGCCGGCGGATGCTCGACTCGCGGTTCTGGGGCGGCCCGCTGTTCGACGCACGCGGTCGCCTCGTCGGCGTCGCGCTCATGTCGCTCGGGCCGTCGAAGGCGATCGCCGCGCGCGCCATCCAGCGCCTGATCGATCAGCGGATGCGGGCGCAGATGAAGTGA
- a CDS encoding HAMP domain-containing histidine kinase, whose protein sequence is MLVGISAVLTAAWLARPLRVLSAAARNLGGGKLSTRTNLRRSDELGDVALAFDEMAGRIESLVRGQRELLANVSHELRTPLARIRVALDLAAEGSAEEAAAQLSGIAGDLAELERLTSDILASARLELSSAQPPVRVERTSAREMVEDAAARFRAHHPAHPLRVENRCGDAQVDVDRMMLRRALDNLLSNAGKHGGPGEVALLADAGDGRLTIEVRDRGAGIAPEDMEQLFTPFFRADRSRARQTGGLGLGLLLARRIVEAHRGTLEIESNPGDGTVARIRVPLAS, encoded by the coding sequence GTGCTGGTCGGGATCTCCGCCGTTCTCACCGCGGCCTGGCTGGCGCGCCCGCTTCGGGTGCTCTCCGCCGCCGCGCGGAACCTCGGCGGCGGCAAGCTGTCGACGCGCACCAACCTGCGCCGGAGCGACGAGCTGGGCGACGTCGCGCTGGCCTTCGACGAGATGGCGGGACGGATCGAGTCGCTGGTGCGCGGACAGCGGGAGCTCCTCGCGAACGTGTCGCACGAGCTGCGCACGCCGCTCGCGCGGATCCGCGTAGCGCTCGATCTCGCCGCCGAAGGGAGCGCCGAAGAAGCCGCGGCCCAGCTCTCGGGCATCGCTGGCGACCTGGCGGAGCTGGAGCGGCTCACCAGCGACATCCTGGCCAGCGCCCGCCTCGAGCTCTCCTCGGCGCAACCGCCTGTGCGCGTCGAACGGACCTCCGCCCGCGAGATGGTGGAAGACGCAGCGGCGCGGTTCCGCGCGCATCACCCCGCGCATCCGCTGCGCGTCGAGAACCGATGTGGCGACGCCCAGGTCGACGTCGATCGGATGATGCTGCGCCGCGCGCTCGACAACCTGCTCTCGAATGCGGGCAAGCACGGCGGGCCAGGCGAGGTGGCGTTGCTCGCCGACGCAGGCGACGGACGGTTGACGATCGAGGTGCGCGACCGCGGCGCGGGGATCGCGCCCGAGGACATGGAGCAGCTCTTCACGCCGTTCTTTCGCGCCGACCGGAGCCGCGCGAGGCAGACGGGTGGACTCGGACTTGGGCTCCTCCTGGCGCGCCGCATCGTCGAAGCGCACCGCGGCACGCTGGAGATCGAGAGCAATCCAGGCGACGGGACCGTGGCGCGCATCCGGGTGCCGCTCGCTTCATGA
- a CDS encoding response regulator encodes MAAGRILIVEDFADSRDMYIEFLEAQGFEVVGAEDGLAALKSIEKVRPDIVVLDVALPKLDGLSVLRRLRADPRYAKLPVLTLSASLGTDYQKMAMAAGATVALEKPLLPDELLEAVRKALKDRH; translated from the coding sequence ATGGCCGCGGGGCGCATCCTGATCGTCGAGGACTTCGCGGACTCCCGGGACATGTACATCGAGTTCCTCGAGGCCCAGGGATTCGAAGTCGTCGGCGCGGAGGACGGCCTCGCCGCGCTCAAGTCGATCGAGAAAGTGCGGCCGGACATCGTGGTCCTGGACGTCGCGCTCCCCAAGCTCGATGGCCTCTCCGTGCTGCGGCGACTGCGCGCGGATCCGCGGTACGCGAAGCTGCCGGTGCTGACGCTCTCGGCGAGCCTCGGCACCGACTACCAGAAGATGGCGATGGCGGCCGGCGCCACCGTGGCGCTGGAGAAGCCGTTACTGCCCGACGAGCTGCTCGAGGCGGTGCGGAAGGCGCTCAAGGACCGGCATTGA
- a CDS encoding phosphoribosylformylglycinamidine cyclo-ligase, protein MTDKGLTYRDSGVDIERGDALVERIKPLARRTARPEVLAGIGGFGGLFEVPQGYREPVLVVGTDGVGTKLKLAFLAGKHDTVGIDLVAMSVNDVVVCGAEPVVFLDYFATSLLDVAEAEQVIKGIAEGCLRAGCALIGGETAELPGFYARGEYDLAGFCVGVVEKSRILDGSRVKASDVVVGMASSGLHSNGFSLARKVFDGNIAPDLARELLEPTRIYVKECLALRDAVEVKAFAHITGGGLPGNLPRVLPDGHRAALRRGSWPVPEVFSRIQKAGKVAEAEMLRTFNMGIGMCAVVSRSEAARAIDVLARRGQPAFEIGAIESVKGLGEPEVVVA, encoded by the coding sequence ATGACGGACAAAGGCCTCACGTACCGCGACTCCGGCGTCGACATCGAGCGGGGCGACGCCCTGGTGGAGCGGATCAAGCCGCTCGCCCGGCGCACGGCCCGGCCCGAGGTCCTGGCGGGCATCGGCGGCTTCGGAGGGCTCTTCGAGGTTCCCCAAGGGTACCGCGAACCCGTGCTCGTGGTCGGAACCGACGGCGTGGGAACCAAGCTGAAGCTCGCGTTCCTGGCCGGCAAGCACGACACCGTCGGCATCGACCTGGTCGCGATGAGCGTGAACGACGTGGTGGTCTGCGGCGCCGAGCCCGTCGTCTTCCTCGACTACTTCGCCACCAGCCTCCTCGACGTGGCGGAAGCGGAGCAGGTGATCAAAGGCATCGCGGAAGGATGCCTGCGGGCCGGGTGCGCGCTGATCGGTGGCGAGACCGCCGAGCTGCCTGGTTTCTATGCGCGCGGCGAATACGACCTCGCGGGCTTCTGCGTCGGCGTGGTGGAGAAGAGCCGGATCCTGGATGGTTCGCGGGTGAAGGCCTCTGACGTCGTGGTCGGGATGGCCTCTTCGGGCCTGCACTCGAACGGCTTCTCCCTGGCCCGCAAGGTGTTCGACGGCAACATCGCTCCGGATCTCGCCCGCGAGCTCCTGGAGCCGACGCGGATTTACGTCAAGGAATGCCTCGCGCTGCGCGACGCGGTCGAGGTGAAGGCCTTCGCGCACATCACGGGCGGCGGGCTTCCCGGAAACCTGCCCCGCGTCCTGCCCGACGGACACCGAGCGGCGCTGCGGCGCGGCTCGTGGCCCGTGCCCGAGGTCTTCTCGCGCATCCAGAAAGCGGGCAAGGTCGCCGAGGCGGAGATGCTGCGCACGTTCAACATGGGGATCGGCATGTGCGCCGTGGTCTCCAGGAGCGAGGCGGCGCGCGCCATCGACGTTCTCGCGCGCAGGGGTCAGCCGGCGTTCGAGATCGGCGCGATTGAGAGCGTCAAAGGGCTCGGAGAGCCCGAAGTGGTCGTCGCGTAA